The Streptomyces sp. NBC_00162 genome window below encodes:
- a CDS encoding CDP-alcohol phosphatidyltransferase family protein: MEVQETRVQTDRIFTIPNVLSMARLAGVPLFLWLILAEYDGWALAVLMLSGISDYLDGKLARRWNQISKLGRLLDPAADRLYILSTLFGLTYREILPLWLTGALLARELMLLVMVWILRRHGYPPPQVNFLGKAATFNLMYAFPLLLLSDGTGWLAWTGSVFGWAFAGWGTTLYWWAGILYVVQVRRLVKADATAD, translated from the coding sequence GTGGAGGTCCAGGAGACTCGGGTTCAGACTGACCGAATTTTCACCATTCCGAACGTCCTGAGCATGGCTCGCCTGGCCGGCGTGCCCCTGTTCCTGTGGCTGATCCTCGCCGAGTACGACGGGTGGGCCCTGGCCGTCCTCATGCTCAGCGGGATCAGTGACTACCTCGACGGGAAGCTCGCCCGGCGCTGGAATCAGATCAGCAAGCTCGGCCGGCTGCTGGATCCGGCCGCGGACAGGCTGTACATCCTGTCGACGCTCTTCGGTCTGACCTATCGCGAGATTCTGCCGCTGTGGCTCACGGGGGCCCTGCTCGCACGCGAGCTGATGTTGCTGGTCATGGTGTGGATCCTGCGCCGCCACGGCTATCCGCCGCCGCAGGTCAACTTCCTCGGCAAGGCCGCGACCTTCAACCTGATGTACGCGTTCCCCTTGCTGCTGCTCAGTGACGGCACGGGTTGGTTGGCCTGGACGGGGTCAGTTTTCGGATGGGCGTTCGCCGGATGGGGTACAACCCTCTATTGGTGGGCAGGAATCCTTTACGTGGTTCAAGTCCGCCGTCTCGTGAAGGCGGACGCCACGGCCGATTGA
- a CDS encoding mannose-1-phosphate guanyltransferase, which translates to MKAVVMAGGEGTRLRPMTSSMPKPLLPVANRPIMEHVLRLLKRHGLSETVVTVQFLASLVKNYFGDGEELGMELTYANEEKPLGTAGSVKNAEEALKDDAFVVISGDALTDFDLTDLIRFHKEKGALVTVCLTRVPNPLEFGITIVDEEGKVERFLEKPTWGQVFSDTVNTGIYVMEPEVFDYVDPDVSVDWSGDVFPQLMKEGRPIYGYVAEGYWEDVGTHESYVKAQADVLEGKVEVEMDGFEISPGVWIAEGAEVSPDAVLRGPLYIGDYAKIEAGVEIREHTVIGSNVVVKSGAFLHRAVVHDNVYIGPHSNLRGCVIGKNTDIMRAARIEDGAVIGDECLVGEESIVQGNVRVYPFKTIEAGAFVNTSVIWESRGQAHLFGARGVSGILNVEITPELVVRLAGAYATTLKKGATVTTARDHSRGARALKRAVISALQASAINVRDLENVPLPVARQQTARGSAGGIVLRTSPGVPDSVDIMFLDERGADLSLQQQRKLDRVYARQEYRRAFPGEIGDLQFPGSVFDAYTGSLLRRVDTTGIADAGLKVVVDASNGSAGLVLPSLLGRLGVDALTINPGLDESRPTETAESRRAGLVRLGEIVASARAAFGVRFDPVGERISLVDERGRIIEDDRALLVMLDLVAAAKRSGKVALPVTTTRVAEQVAAYHGTQVEWTTTSPDDLTRVGRAENTIFGGDGRGGFIVPEFSSVFDGSAAFVQLLGLVARTQLTLSQIDARIPRAHVLKRDVPTPWAVKGLVMRRVVEAAGDRQVDTTDGVRVVEADGRWALVLPDPAEAVTHLWAEGPDDASAQALLDEWAGVVDGAGH; encoded by the coding sequence ATGAAGGCCGTCGTGATGGCCGGTGGCGAAGGTACGCGTCTTCGCCCCATGACCTCGAGCATGCCCAAGCCGCTCCTGCCGGTGGCCAACCGGCCGATCATGGAGCACGTGCTGAGGCTGCTCAAGCGCCATGGGCTCAGCGAGACCGTGGTCACCGTGCAGTTCCTGGCGTCGCTCGTCAAGAACTACTTCGGGGATGGCGAAGAGCTCGGAATGGAGCTCACCTATGCCAACGAGGAGAAGCCACTCGGCACCGCCGGCAGTGTGAAGAACGCCGAGGAAGCCTTGAAGGATGACGCCTTCGTCGTCATTTCCGGCGATGCGCTCACCGACTTCGACCTCACCGATCTGATCCGCTTCCACAAGGAGAAGGGCGCACTCGTCACGGTGTGCCTCACCCGGGTGCCGAACCCACTGGAATTCGGCATCACGATCGTGGACGAGGAGGGCAAGGTCGAGCGCTTCCTCGAGAAGCCGACCTGGGGCCAGGTCTTCTCCGACACGGTCAACACCGGCATCTACGTCATGGAGCCCGAGGTCTTCGACTACGTGGACCCGGACGTCTCGGTGGACTGGTCCGGTGACGTGTTCCCGCAGCTCATGAAGGAAGGCCGGCCGATCTACGGCTACGTGGCCGAGGGCTACTGGGAGGACGTCGGCACGCACGAGAGCTACGTCAAGGCGCAGGCCGACGTGCTCGAGGGCAAGGTCGAGGTCGAGATGGACGGCTTCGAGATCTCGCCCGGGGTGTGGATCGCCGAAGGGGCCGAGGTCAGCCCGGACGCGGTGTTGCGCGGGCCCCTGTACATCGGGGACTACGCCAAGATCGAGGCCGGGGTCGAGATCCGCGAGCACACGGTCATCGGGTCGAACGTCGTCGTCAAGAGCGGTGCCTTCCTGCACCGGGCCGTCGTCCACGACAACGTGTACATCGGGCCCCACAGCAATCTCCGCGGCTGTGTCATCGGCAAGAACACCGACATCATGCGGGCCGCGCGGATCGAGGACGGCGCCGTCATCGGGGACGAGTGCCTCGTCGGTGAGGAATCGATTGTCCAGGGCAACGTTCGGGTCTACCCGTTCAAGACGATCGAGGCCGGCGCCTTCGTCAACACGTCGGTCATCTGGGAGTCGCGCGGACAGGCGCATCTTTTCGGGGCGCGCGGGGTCTCCGGAATCCTGAACGTGGAGATCACCCCCGAGCTGGTGGTCCGGCTCGCCGGCGCCTATGCGACGACCCTGAAGAAGGGCGCGACGGTCACCACCGCGCGTGACCACTCCCGAGGCGCGAGAGCGCTCAAGCGGGCGGTGATCTCGGCGCTCCAGGCCAGCGCCATCAACGTACGCGACCTGGAGAACGTACCGCTGCCCGTGGCGCGGCAGCAGACCGCACGCGGTAGCGCGGGCGGGATCGTGCTGCGGACCTCGCCCGGTGTGCCGGACTCCGTCGACATCATGTTCCTGGACGAGCGCGGGGCGGACCTCTCGCTCCAGCAGCAGCGCAAGCTCGACCGGGTGTACGCGCGCCAGGAGTACCGGCGGGCGTTCCCCGGAGAGATCGGCGACCTGCAGTTCCCGGGCAGCGTCTTCGACGCCTACACCGGCTCGCTGCTGCGGAGGGTCGACACCACCGGGATCGCCGACGCCGGGCTCAAGGTGGTCGTGGACGCCTCCAACGGCAGCGCCGGGCTCGTGCTGCCCAGCCTGCTGGGCCGGCTCGGTGTGGACGCGCTGACGATCAATCCCGGACTCGACGAATCCAGGCCGACGGAGACCGCCGAGTCCCGGCGGGCCGGGCTGGTGCGGCTCGGGGAGATCGTGGCCTCGGCGCGGGCCGCCTTCGGCGTGCGCTTCGACCCGGTCGGAGAGCGGATCTCCCTGGTGGACGAGCGCGGGCGGATCATCGAGGACGACCGGGCCCTGCTGGTGATGCTCGACCTGGTGGCCGCGGCCAAGCGCAGCGGCAAGGTCGCGCTGCCGGTGACCACCACGCGCGTCGCCGAGCAGGTGGCCGCGTACCACGGCACGCAGGTGGAGTGGACGACGACCTCGCCCGACGACCTGACCCGGGTGGGCCGTGCGGAGAACACCATCTTCGGCGGGGACGGCCGCGGCGGGTTCATCGTTCCGGAGTTCAGCAGCGTCTTCGACGGGTCCGCGGCCTTCGTGCAGCTGCTCGGGCTGGTGGCTCGTACGCAGCTCACTCTCAGCCAGATAGACGCGAGGATTCCGCGGGCGCACGTGCTCAAGCGGGACGTGCCGACGCCGTGGGCGGTGAAGGGGCTCGTGATGCGCCGCGTCGTGGAGGCGGCGGGCGACCGGCAGGTGGACACCACCGACGGGGTGCGGGTCGTGGAGGCCGACGGGCGCTGGGCGCTGGTCCTGCCGGACCCGGCAGAAGCGGTCACCCACCTGTGGGCCGAAGGTCCCGACGACGCTTCGGCGCAGGCCCTGCTCGACGAGTGGGCGGGCGTGGTGGACGGCGCCGGGCACTGA
- a CDS encoding DUF881 domain-containing protein — protein MCGMSQPPHNRSSASPAPARPDASMSLLTHVMDHSLDEGYAESAARREAEGTAGLPRTLKAKLGLAAGLVLAAMVVTLGAAEARIAAPVLAKERQELIDRVQRADERADGLERDIERLRTDVEDRQRAALKQPGSGQGELVALLSGATEVRGPGIKLVVDDAKGASSGGGGPRESTGFSDTGRLRDRDMQKIVNGLWQSGAEAVSINGQRLTSLSAIRAAGDAILVDNRPLVPPYEVLAVGDKKRLGTAFQDSADGQYLHVLQESYGIRYTLSAADEVRLPAASSLTVRTATAAEQQKGAS, from the coding sequence ATGTGCGGCATGTCGCAGCCGCCCCACAACCGGAGTTCGGCGTCTCCTGCGCCCGCGCGCCCGGACGCCTCCATGTCGCTGCTGACGCACGTGATGGACCACAGTCTCGACGAGGGCTATGCGGAGTCCGCGGCCCGGCGTGAGGCGGAGGGTACGGCGGGCCTCCCGCGCACCCTCAAGGCCAAACTGGGGCTCGCCGCCGGTCTCGTGCTCGCCGCCATGGTCGTCACGCTGGGTGCCGCGGAGGCGCGCATAGCCGCGCCGGTGCTGGCCAAGGAACGTCAGGAGCTGATCGACCGCGTGCAGCGGGCCGACGAGCGCGCGGACGGTCTGGAGCGGGACATCGAGCGGCTGCGGACCGATGTCGAGGACCGCCAGCGGGCCGCGCTCAAGCAGCCCGGCAGCGGCCAGGGCGAGCTCGTCGCGTTGCTGTCCGGTGCCACGGAGGTGCGCGGTCCCGGGATCAAGCTGGTCGTGGACGACGCGAAGGGCGCCTCGTCGGGCGGCGGCGGACCGCGTGAGAGCACCGGCTTCTCGGACACCGGCCGGCTCCGCGACCGCGATATGCAGAAGATCGTCAACGGGCTGTGGCAGTCCGGGGCGGAGGCCGTCTCCATCAACGGGCAGCGGCTGACGTCGCTGTCGGCGATCAGGGCCGCGGGTGACGCGATACTGGTCGACAACAGGCCGTTGGTGCCGCCGTACGAAGTGCTGGCGGTGGGGGACAAGAAGCGGCTCGGCACCGCGTTCCAGGACTCGGCGGACGGCCAGTACCTGCACGTGCTGCAGGAGAGCTACGGGATCCGCTACACCCTGTCCGCCGCGGACGAGGTGCGGTTGCCGGCCGCGTCGAGCCTGACCGTACGTACAGCTACAGCAGCAGAGCAGCAGAAGGGTGCATCGTGA